The nucleotide sequence CTGCCCCGGAACGTCGCCGCGCCAGGCACCTCGGGAATCCGGGGCACATGCAGGCCACCGACTCCGAGTACGAGGAACCGGCTGACGTAGGTGGTGCCGTCCGCGGTCTCGACGGTCCACTCCGCCGTGCCCTCGTCCCAGCGCGCGCTCACCACCCGGATGCCGAAGCGGATCCGCGGCAGCAGCCCGTGCCGCACCGTGACGCCGCGAAGGTACCCGAGGATTTCCTCCTGACCGGCGTAAGTCGAGCGCCAGTAGGGATTCTTGGTGTGCGAGTACGAATACAGGTGCGCTTCGACGTCGCAGGCCGCACCTGGATACGTGTTGGACTGCCAGGTGCCGCCGAGGTCCGGAGCCTTCTCCAGCACCACGAAATCGATCCCGGACCTCGCGAGTGCCACAGCCTGCCCGATCCCGGACAGCCCGGCGCCGATGATCAGTGCTTCCGTCCGGGTCGTCATCGCGTGCCTTTCCGGAGGAACTGGCCGATCTCGGGCCACAAACCGGTCCACACCTGATCTTCGTGTTCGCTGTCGTGTGCCAAGCCGGGCACGGTGATCATTTCCGCGCGCAGGCCCGCCTTCCGGACCTGGGCGGCGAGTTCTTCCGACTGTGCGAGGGGCACGATGGAGTCCGCGTCGCCGTGCACGATCAGCAGCGGTGCGTTGAGCGTGCTGACGCCGGCGAGCGGCTGCCGTTCCGGTGCGGTGAAGTAGCTTTCGACGTCGGCCGAGCTGAACCCGGAGTCCGCCGGGAGCAGCGTGCCGGGCTGGGCATGCTCGGCCGCGACCAGCACTGCCGGGTCGTACAGGCCCATCAGCAGTGCCGCGTGCAGCCACAAATCGGGACGGCGTTCCAGCGCCAGCACCGCGGTATAGGCACCGCGGCTGGTGCCTACGATGCTGATCCGTGTGCCATCGATCTCGGGCAGGTCGGCGAGATACCGGGTAGCCGCGATGACGTCGTCGACATCTCCGCCGCCCATTTCGGCCCTGGCGGTAAATTCGTGTCCGTGCCCTGGCGCGCCGCGCTGGTCCACGGTGAAAACGGCGAACCCTGCGGCGAGCAGGGGCGCGTGCTCGCTGAGGTGCGCGTAGTCACCGTCGGCATTCAACGCTCCGCCTTCGCCCGCCGTGCATACCACGACAGCCGGATGTGGTCCGGGATCCGGGGGAACGCTCAGGTGGCCGTAGATCACCAGCCCATCGGCCGAGGTGATCTCGTGTAGTGCAGCGGCCGTTTCGGGCTGTGTACGGTCCAGCTCGTCGACGAGAAGCTCGGCGAGCACGCCCACGCTGAGGCTGCGCTGCAGCCGCACCGCAGGTACCGCGACCCCGAGATGCCTCTGCAGCAGCACCCGTAGCTCGACCGCGGTGAGCGAGTCGACGTCGACCGCCTGCTCTTCGCCGAGTTGCTGCTCGGTGAGGCCCGTGGTCCGCTGCAACAACGGCGTGACGAGCGCGGGCAGCATCGACACACGATCGGCAGGGCTGGCCTCCCGCAGCCGCCTCCCGACGGACTCGTCCCCGCTATCCGTGGCGCCCACCGGGACTACGGTCGCGAACATCGGCAACGGTGCGAGCTGCGGATTCGCACGCGCCCACCGCGGCCAATCGATGTCGGCGACCGACACCTCCGCAGGCTGCGTGTGCAGCAACGCTCTCAGCTCGGCGACCAGCCGGGCGGGGGAAATACCAACATGACCGGTGCGGCGAAGGACATCGCCGACGTAGCCGTCACGGCTCACCGTGACCCCGACGTCGTCGATCATTCCCCAGCCGACGCTGGTCGCGGGAAGCCCCTGTGCGCGCCGGTAGCGGGCAAGGCCGTTGAGGAACTCATTAGCTGTGGCGTACGCGCCCGCGCCGACCGCACCCAGTTGCGCCGCGACTGACGAAAACAGCACGAAGAAGTCGAGGCTGTCGCCGAGAGTTTCCCGGTGCAGATGCCAAGCACCGTCCGCCTTCGGCCGGGTTGCCGTGAGCAGCCGGTCAGCGTCGGCGTCGGCAAGCACGACGTCGTCGAAATCGGCCGCGGCATGCAGGACACCGGCGAGCGGAGGCATTTGGGCGCGGACGTCCGCGACGAGTGCCCGCACCTGCGCGTGGTCGCCGACATCGGCCTTCTCGACCCGCACCTCAACGCCTTCGGCGGTCAAGTCCGTCACCAGCCGGTCGGCGACGTCCGTGGTGACCCCGCCGCGGCCGACGAGCACGAGGTGCCGCGCGCCTTGCTCGGCAAGCCAGCGCGCCACCGTCCGGCCGAGGCCACCGAGACCACCGGTGATGACGTAGGTCCGATCCGGCCGGACCGGCGTCTCGGGCATCGACGACGCCGGCACCAGCACCTCCTCATCGGCCATGCGCAGCACGATCTTCCCACGGTGCTCGGGACTCGCCATGGCCCGGAATGCCTCGGCGGCGTCCTTCGCCGGCCACTCGGCGACTGGCAACGGCGCGATCGCTTTCTGTTCGCAGAGTCCCGCGACCGCCTGCATGCATGCCCGGACGTCGCCGGGGCGCAGGGCCATCATCTGGTCGTAGTCGAAGGAGTGGAACGACAGTGCCCGCCGGGTCGAGGCGAGCCGCACCGCGTGGTCCGCGACGTCCCCCGGTTTGCCCAGCTCGACGAACCGCCCGAAGGTGCTCAGCGCACGGAGGCTGTGGTCGATCATGCTGCCGGGCAATGAGTTCACCACCACGTCGACGCCGGCGCCACCGGTCCAGCCCAGGACGTCGTCCGCGAACGACGACGACCGTGAATCGGCGACGTGAGCAAAGCCCTCCTGCCGCAGGAAATCGCGCCGCTGCGCACTGCCCGCGGTGACGAATACCTCCGCGCCGAGCCACTTCGCGATCCGCGCCGCCGCCAGCCCGACGGCCCCGGCGGCGGAATGGATGAGCACCCGCTCCCCGTCGCGGAGACCCGCGAGCCGGACTAGCGACAGGTGCGCGGTGACCACGGGCAGCAGTGACGCGGCCTCGGCGGCGGACAACGCGGCCGGTTTCTTGACCACGCGTACCGCGTCGAGCGTCACGTGCGAGACGTACAGGTCCCGGCTGTGCGCGAACACCTCATCCCCGATTTCGAGATCGGCCACGCCATCGCCCACCGCCACGACCTTGCCCGCGCATTCGAGCCCGAGCGACTCTCCGGAATGGCTGCCCTCGATCGCGTGCGGCGAGATCAGGCCGGTGTGCTTGAGGATGTCCTTGAAGTTGAGCCCCACGTGGGACACCCGGAGCTCGACCTCACCGGGGCCGGGCGGTCGGCGGGTGGTGGCGAGGAAACCGAGTTCACCACCGGACGACGCCAGCCGCATTGGGGTGAGGTCGGTGCGCGTGCGGACGTGGTCAAGTTCCGAGCCGTCCTCGGCCTGCTTCAACCGCCGCACATACCGGCCGTCGGGGCGGAGGGAGACTTCGTCGCCCTTGTCGTGAAGGACTTCGGCGAGCAGCGCCTCCCCGGACACGCCCAGGGCGAGATCCACTAGCCGGCATCGCAACTCTGGCCGTTCCGCGGCGACGACGCGGCCGAATCCCCACAACGAAGCCGCCGACGGGTTCACCGTGGAGATGCCCTGCGCACCTGTGGTCACGAGGAACAACGGCACGGCAGGCAGTTCCTGCACGAGCCGCAACGGTGCGGCGATCGGTGCGCACGCGGCCTCGGCGTCGATGCTGTCCACGTAAACCACGCCGCGGCAGGCCGAAGCCGCGGCGAGCACCCGATCGAGCCAGTCGTCACCGGCCGGATCCACAGCGAGGGCGCCTGCCCCGGCTGCGGCAAGGTCCCGGGTGAGCCCGGCTGCCGTGGCCGACGATCCGATGATGATCCACCGGCCGTCCGGCTGCCGCTCCGACGCCTGCGGTAGCGGTTCCGGCTGCCACACGTGCCCGTAGGCCAGCGTCGACGGCTCGTCCGCTGCTTCCGCGAGCCGCCTGGCCTGCAGCCCCCTGACCTCGGCGACGACTTCACCGTCGTCGGTCACCAGGGACAGATCGCACTCGATCCGGCCAGGCCCCGCAGCGGGGTGGCCCCGGCCATGCACCCACAGCCGGGTGGCCGGGCTGCAGAAGAACTGCAGCGCATCGATCCGGGCCGGGACATAGGTGCCGGATTCCACGCCATCGCCGAGCATCAGCGCACCGGCGATCACCGCCTGCAGTGCCGCGTCGAGCACCACGGGGTGCAGCCGGTGGCCCTTCTGCTCCAGGGTGTCCAGCCGCAGTTCGGCGAACACCTCGCGGCTCTCTTGCCGCCACCACAACCGCTCCACGGCACGGAACGCCGGACCGTAGTTCAGGCCGGTACCGCCGAGCCGCGAGTACACGTCCTCGTGCCCGAGTTCCGGCAGTCCTTCAGCGAGGACTGCGAGTTTTTCGGTACGACGTTCCGGCAGCCGGGCCTTGGCGAAGTGGCCGCGGCGCAGCTCGGCGTGCAACGTCCATACAGGATCGTCGGGCTGGGTGCGGCTGTGCAGCGTGAGCAGCTGCCGTGCCGGGTCGAAGCCTGCCCGCAGCGTCGGGATCGGCGAGGGCGCCAGCACGAGCGGCCGGTGGAACACGACGTCTTCGAGCAGGCACGGCTCGTCGTCCGGGAAGGCGGCCAGCGCGGCTTCCAGATAGCCGGAGCCGGGGAACACCACCGACTCGCCGATCCGGTGATCATCGAGGTAGGGCAGCGCCGAGGTCGACAGCTCGATGTCGTGGACCGGAGTGACCCCGGCGACCGGCCGTCCGCCGAGCAGAAGGTCAGTGGTGCCCAGCCGCTTTTCCCGCGACGCCACCGATTCCACCCAATGCCGCTCCCTCTGCCACGGATACCGCGGCAGATCGAGGTGCTCACGCGACCCCGGATGCACCCGGTCCCACGCCGGATCGGCACCGGCGGCATACCGGTGACCGAGCACGGTGAGCAGGTACTCGCGCTGGGGTTCCCCGCGGCGCAACGACGCCAGGCGGACGATGTCGTCGGCCCGGTCGGCCAGCGCCTCGTCGATCGCGGACGCGAGCACCGGGTGCGGCCCGATCTCCAGCACGGCACCGGGAGTCCAGGTGAGCACGCGCCGGAACGCGTCGGCGAACCGGACCGTCTCGCGGACGTTGCGCCACCAGTATCCCGCATCGAGTTCCGGCCCCTCGACCTGGTCACCGGTGACCGTCGAGAAAAGCGGGACTTCCGCACTGCGCGGGCGAATCTCCCGTAACGCGGCGAGCAGGGGTTCGCGGATCTCCTCCATCTGGTGGCTGTGGTACGCCACCTCGACGCGGAGTGGTTTCACCGACGCTCCCGCGTCTGTCAGCTCCCGGCTCATCGCTGCCAAGGCGTCGTGGTCGCCGGCGAGCGTTGTCGCGTACGTGCTGTTGACCGCCGCAACCGCGACGCCGGACCGCAAATACGCGGCGACCTCGTCCGCGGGCAGGTCCACGGCCGCCATCGCGCCGCGTCCGGCAAGGCGTGACTGAAGGTTCGCGCGGTGGAAGCTGATGGTGAGAGCGTCTTCGAGCGTGTACACGCCCGCTGCATAAGCGGCAGCAACCTCGCCAACACTGTGGCCCACGATGAAGGCCGGCTCGATTCCCCATGCCCGCCACAAAACGGTGAGCCCGGCCTGCACCACGAAATTCGCGACCTGCGCGTACAACGTCTCTGTGAGCCGCGACTCGGTTTCGTCGCGGCGGAACTCGTCCGCCATGCACACACCGAATTTCGCCAGCACCTCGTCGCAAGCCACGACAACCTCGGCGAAACTCGGCTCCGTCGCCAGGAGTTCACGGCCCATACCCCACCACTGCGGGCCCATTCCGGTGTACACAAAGGCATTTCCCGGCCGCGTCGCCCGCCTCGGCTCGACGGTCAGCTCCCGCAGCTTGGCCGCCGCCTCCACCGAGTCCCCAGCCACCACGAACGTCCGCAGCGGATGGTGCTCACGCTGCCGCGATGCCGCCCTGGCGACCCGCCGCAGGGACGGGCTTCCCGGACTTTCCAGCGCCGTCGCGTAGGAATCCACCAGCGCACGCAAGGCTTCCGGGCTTCGCGCCGACAGCGGCAGGAGAACCGGCCCGACCTCCGCCTCGGTCGCCGCGACCGGCTCGGATCCCGTCCACTGCTCCAGGATGGCGTGTGCGTTCGTCCCGCCGAAGCCGAACGAGTTCACCCCGGCCCGGCGCGGGCCCGCCGACTCCGGGAACGACACCATCTCCGTCGGCACGCGCAGCGGAAGCCGGTCGAATGGGATCTTCGGATTGGGCCGTTCGAAATGCAGGTTGGGCGGGATCAGCCCCTTGCCGAGGCACAGCACCGCCTTGATCACCCCGGCGATACCCGCCGCCGCCTCGGTGTGCCCGAAGTTCGATTTGACCGATCCGATCCAGTGCGTACTCGACGAAACACCCAGGACCTCACCGATCGCGGTGGCCTCGATCGGATCACCCACTGCAGTACCGGTGCCGTGGGCTTCGAAGTACCCGACGGACGCGGGCTCGACGTCCCCGACCTGGCAGGCTTGCTCGATCAGCGCGCGCTGGGCGTCCACGCTGGGCACGGTGATCCCCGGAGTGCGGCCGTCCTGGTTCACCGCCGTGCCACGCACGACTGCGTGGACGCGGTCACCGTCACGCACTGCCGCGGGCAACGGCTTCAGCAGCAGGACACCCGCGCCCTCGCCACGGGCGTAACCGTTGGCCCGGTGGTCGAACGACTTGCATCGGGCATCCGGCGAAAGGAATTGCCCCTTGGACATCAGAACCGTGGTGACCGGATTGACCATCACGTTCACCCCTGCGGCCACCGCGAGGTCGCAGTCCCCGCGGGCGAGCGCGCCCACCGCGTGGTGCAGCGCGACCAGCGACGACGAGCATGCGGTGTCGAGAGTCAACGCCGGACCGCGCCAGTCGAACGCATACGACAAGCGCGCGGCCAGCATCGTCATGCTCACACCGGTTGGCGTGGCCGAGCTGACCAGATGCCGGTTCGAGTCGGTCAGCTGCAGCGTCGCCGCGTCGAAGGTGAACCCGCCGACGTAGACACCGACATTGCCGGCTGCGGTCGACTTCGGCGGGATCCCGGCGTTCTCCAGCGATTCCCAGGTGACCTCCAGCAGCAGCCGCTGCTGCGGATCCAGCGCGGCCGCCTCGCGTGGCGATATCCCGAAGAAGCCCGCGTCGAACTCGTCGACCGGATTTCGCAGGAAACCACCCTGCCGCACGAACATCCGGCCCGGCGCAGTCGGATCCGCGTCGTAGTGGTCATCAATCCGCCACCGGCCGGCCGGGATATCACCGATCGCGTCGGTCCCGGACGCGACCAACTCCCAGAAACTCGGCATGTCCTCGATCCCGCCCGGAAAACGGCAGCCGATCCCGACGATCGCGATCGCTTCTTCCTCAACCCTTGACGCCATCAATCCGCCTCCCGACCGGCAATCCCATGCGGCGAGGATGCGCGCGCTTGGCCGCCTAAGCCGGTCTCAAGAACAGAATGCGTCCGGTCTACAGGCAATTGTGCGCGAAGAGGCAGACCATTGACGCGGTCAGATGATCTCTTACGATGCGGTGGGCGGGCGGCGGCAGCTTACCTACGACGCGCACAGGTAGCCGTACGCGCTCGTCTGCTGCGAGTGGCCAGTGGGACACCGAAGGCGCTACGGCTACCAAACCGGGGTGGTGCCGCTGAGCTGTGCTCCGTCGTGGGTGATCCGAAGATTGCTCCTGTTCGACAAGTTCACCGAGCAGCGAGTGGACATCGAAGCGGGCCCGGTCCGCCGTACCGGTGTACGCAGCACGATCTACAGTCTCCATCTGCGCGACCCTGACGGAAACCTGATCAAGCTGAGCAACTACTTCGACTGAACGGGGTTTATTCGTCATCGAGCGGACTGCTCCAGAGCATCCCCACATCTGTTGTCGCGGGACTGTCAAACGTTTGGCTCTGGCGCACTTTCGGTGGTGGTGTTAGCCGAGGAGGATGCGATGGCGCAGGAGGTTGATGCCTGCTCGTCCGTACATCTGCCGCTTGAGCAGCTTGGTCTTGGTGTTCACGCCTTCGGTGCGTCCGTTGTGGTGTTCGAGGGTGACCGCGGCGATGACGGCGTCGGTGTCCTGGTCGATTCCTCGGGTGAAGGAGCGCACGTGAGGTAGGTCTGCTTCGCGTGCGGCGGTAATCCATTCCTTCAACCGGGCGGGATTGTCCTTGTGGGGAGAGAGCAGAGCTGCGAAGGAGCGCACAACGCCTGCCAGCGCCGTCATTTCGGGGCAGGCCGCGGTCAGAGCTTGGAGTCGTTCGTGTTGCCGTTCGGTGAGATTCTCCGGCCGGGTCAGTAGCAGCCGACCGGCTCGTCGTGGTGAGAGCTGTGGGTGATCGTCGAGATGCCGTCCTTGGTTCAGGTAGCGCACGAGGAGGTTGTGGCTGCCGGTATAGCCCAGAGCGCGGATCTCGGCCAGCAGTGCGGTGGCCCCGACGGCTGGGTCTTGTTCACGGCGGGCGCGGAGGTGGTCCCGGTACGGGTCGACCATGCAGGCCCGGTACTTAGGAACCCGCTGAATACGGTCCGGGGTGGCGGCGCGGGCGTATCGCTTGACCGTGTTCAGCGCCAGACCCAGGCGGCGTGAGCAGTCCAGCAGCCCGACTCCAGCCTCGAGCAGGGTATGGATCTGCTGCCACCGCTGCAAAGTAGTCTCGGCCAGCTTTCCCTCACGTAATCCTGTGGCCGACGCCCAGCACGCGCTATGGGCGGCGACCTCCTTGCCCACGGCGTCACACAGGCCGTGCCAGAGATGCCATCGGTCGGCGACCTGGATCGCGTTGGGCAGCGCGTCCTTCACAGCCTGTGCATAGGCTGTCGAGCCGTCCCGGCACACGACCTCGACTCCTGGATGCGCCCGCAACCAACCGGCCACCACCTCGGCGCCTCGCCCGGGCAGCACGTCGATCCGGGCGCCGGTGTCGGCATTGATCACCACGGTGGCGTACTTGTGACGCCTGCGCAGGGCGAAGTCGTCGATTCCCAGCACCCGCGGCACCGCGTGATCCGGTAACGGGATGCCCATCAAGACCCGCACGGCGGTATCCCGCCCGACCGTGATCCCGAGCGCGCTGGCAGCAACCGGGCGGAGGCCCTGCCAGCCAGTTCGCGCACGACACTGCGGACCTGTTCACCGAGCCGGACGGTGCGTCGCTGGTATCGCTCGATCACGCCCGGTACCTGCTCCCGGAGGGTCTGACGCACGCATTCGGTGACAGGGCAACGCATCCGACGTATCCGCAACCTCACCAGTACCCGCCGTCCATCGACCGGCACATCCGCGGGGACCCGCTCATGGAACGCATGGACCCGGCCGGTCAGCGTCCCGCAGACAGGGCACGCCACCGCATCGCCCTTGGTCGATGCCCGCACCACGACTACATCGCCCACTTCCTCGACGCCCTCGACCGACAGCGCCGAAAGCCCCGAGAACACCACATCGACCAGCATCGTCATCTCAGACACAGATGATCATGACAGCCCAACAACCCGGCCCGGCCAGGGAACCACTGCACCACCACCGAAAGTGCGCCAGAGCCGAACGTTTGACAGACCTTCTCCAACGCGCTGATCGATAGCGGCGTCGACTTCACCGGTTCCAGTTTCGAAGAAGGCGAGATCTCGTTCGCCGGAGCGCGATTCGCCGGAAAAGCTTCCTTCGCCGAGAGTATGAGCTCAGGTGCTCGAGTGGACTTTTCCTCCGCCTCCCTCGATGGGGATGTGGATTTCTCGGGCAGCATTTTCGACGCTGACCTCGTGTCCTTCGCGGGCGCACAGTTCAGTGGTACCACGGACTTTACCGGGTCCGCGTTCATCGGCGCGACAGTCGATTTCAGTGACGCTTGCTTCCTGGGTGGAGGTGTAGATTTCACCGATTGCAGCTTCAGGGGCGGCGAGGTCACCTTTGCCGGTGCGCATTTCAAGGGTGGCACCGTGGACTTGCGCGCCCCCGGGTGGTGACGTCCATGTCGGTGTTCGACGACTGGCTGGATGGGCCACCGCCCGGCCTGCTGCTGCCCGGCGCTGCGTGACATCAGAAGACGCTTGACATCTTCTGCTCGGCCAACACACCCATGACGAACGGTGACAGGATGTCGCAGGCCGGAATGAACAGACGGCGGCCAGGGAGGGCGTGTGCCACAGTGACGTCATGGAGCACCCCTGGCGGCGGGTGATGCAACAACGCTAGTAGGTGAGTATCTTGACCCCGCTATCTCGACGGTGCCAAACGGTAAAGTCGACCACTTTGGCGACACTCTGGTTCATGTCGCGGCCAACAACCTGCACGGCTCGGTGCCTGTGCGGGGAGTGTCGACGGACAATGTTCGTATAGGCCACAATTGGGTCGATCCAGGTGAGCGCTACCGCAGCTTATTCTTGGAAGCGGCGCGAGACATGAACGAAATATTTCTCGACCTTGTACTTCGCGAGGCGGAACGCAGGAAGATTATTACACCAGAGCAATGTGAGGCTATCGGAGAAATTGAGTTCTAGAGTCGGGCTAGTGGCTCGCGTGATGAACAGTGCATGCCGCGACGGCTGGAACTGAGCCGGAGCGCTCCCCAACGGCGGTTGGTCCCGATTGGATATCGTCAGCGGACGATGATGGCGCTCTCTGAATAGGGCCAGTCCTGCTCTCTGAAATTCCCCAGTTGGGGTGTCCTATTGGCGCGTCGTTTGCGCTGGTCAGCGGCCTCGGGGTGACGGTTTCGGTGTTGATCACCGTGACCGTTGCCGGAGGCGTGGATGCTCACTCTGGAGGAAGACGTGGAGGCGCAGGCCCTGCGTGCTCAAGGCTGGTCAGTCTCGGCGATCGCCCGACATCTCGGACGCGACCGCAAGACCATCCGCCGCTACCTGGCCGGCGACGTCGTTCCAGGCAAACGCCGGTCGGCGGGGCAGGATCCGTTCGAACCATTCGTCGGCTACTGCCGCGCTCGGCTGGCCGACGACCTACATTTGTGGGCAGCGACGCTGCTGGACGAGATCGCCGAGCTCGGCTACCCAGGGCGGCTACTCGACGTTCACTCGCGCGCTGCGCCGCTATCAGCTGCGCCCGCATTGCGAGCCGTGTCAGATTTCCTGCGGCCGTGACGTCGCGATCATTGCCCACCCGCCGGGCGAGAAACCCAGTTTGACTGGCTCGAGCTGCCGGACCCACCGGCGAGTTGGGGCGCCAGGAAGCAGGCGCATCTGCTGGTCGGTGCGCTGGCGCACTCGAGCAAATGGCGCGGGTCCTGGCCGATGCCGAGGACTTCCCGCACCTGGTCGAGGCCCTCGACGCGGTGGTCCGCCTGCTCGGCGGGGTGACCCAGGTCTGGCGCTTCGACCGGATGGCCACGGTCTGCCATCCCTCGTCCGGCCGGATCACACCAGCGTTCGCGCAGGTCGCGAAGCATTATGGGTCCGGTCGATGACGTGTCCGTCGCGGCGCGGGAACCGCAAGGGCGTGGTCGAGAAGGCCAACCACTCGGCCGCGCAGCGCTGGTGGCGCACCCTCGGCGACGACGTCACGATCGCCGAGGCCCAAGCCGGGCTCGATCGACTCGCGGTCAAGCTCGACAGCCGTCGCCGGGTCCATGACGGCGAACGGACCATCGTCGCCGGGGTGGCCGCAGCCGAGCGGCTGCACGCCCCGGCGCTGATCGCGTTCCCGGCCGAGTTCGATCTCAGCCAGATCGTCACACGACAGGCACTGGTCGCTTTCCGCGGCAACTCCTACTCCGTCCCGCCCGGGTTGGGCGGTGCGCAGGTTCAAGTCCGCCACAGGGTCGGCGCGGACGTGCTGCGGATCGTCACCGACCGCGGCGCAACGGTCGCGGTCCACCACCGCGCCCCGGACGGCGCCGGGCGGGGCGTCCGCGACGACGGGCACGTGATCGGCGCTCGAACACGCCGCGATGGGCGCCTTCAGCACCGATCGGCCCTGCACTCACAAGACGCGCTGGCCGCCGTCGGCGGCGGCGTTGGCCGAAGCAGCACGACTGCGCGACCTGCCCGCGACGGGGCCCGCGGCCCACGTCGTGATCGACCTGGCCACCTACGCCGCCACCGCGGCGACGCTGGGCAGTGCACCCACCTATGAGCCCAAGGAGGACTGATCACTTGTCCGGAAACCGTTTAGGGCCACAGATGAGCGAGGCCCGCCGCTATCAGCAACTCCGCTCGCACTTCTCCTACCTGAAGCTGGACAACGCCGCCGAAGCCCTGCCCAGGATTCTGGACCAGGCCCGCGCCGAGAACCTGTCGATGACCGCGGCGCCCGACGGGAGGTCGAACGCACCGCGCCTGCATCCAGCACCGCCAGGCCCTGCGGGGCATCGCCTCCGGCAGCGGCCCCACCGGCGCCTGCGGCGCCGCTGCCGCACATCGCGGCCCCCGGGGACTGCCCGCACTGCGGCGGCCCGGTCACCATCGTCGCGCTGCTCACCACACCCGAAGCGGCACGGCCGCAGATGCCCCTCGCAGCACCCGACGGAGTGATCCCGCTCCGTCGCTGACACCGGTTACGCTGCACTCCTCAGCTAGCCCATTTCAGAGAGCGTGTCTGGCCCATCTCGGAGAGCGCCATCAACGATCGTTGGCCTGACGTGCGATGCCGCGTGGGGCGTGGTGTTCGAGACGATGGGTGGGTTGGTCGCGTTTACCGTCGGTCCGGGTGGGCCATGAGCATCGATATGCCGAAGCGGCCGTCTCGTTGATCATCGCCGGGTGGGTCGCACGGCGGTGCGTCCAGGGCAGGCGGCAGGGGGCTTTTGTCATGATTTTCTGCCCATATTGACGCCGGTAGTTGGGTTAGGTTGGTTGCTGCGTGGCGGTCATGGCCCCTGCACACCCACACTCGGGGTTGCCACGTGAGGAGATAAGGGAGGGCAGCGGTCCGTTCTCGCCGGAAGGCCCCGGCTGGTAGAGCGGGCCGCTGCCGCCCCCCGGCCCCGTGGCGGATATTTGTGGCTGTTGTGGACGGTGTTGCTTCGTCGGCGATGCGGCGCGAACTGAGTCCTCCGAGTTGACAGCCCTCTCGTTCCGATTGTTGTCCCGCTAGTCCCGGCCGGATCGCCGTGAGAGACGAGGGACTCTCGATGTGTCGCGTTCCGCCCTGTCGGGTGGAGTAACGGTCAGCTGCGGGCTGGGGCGACCACAGTCTGACAGGGGGTGCCAGTGCAAAGCGTTGATCACAATGGGCAGCCGGGCCGGTCTCCTCTTGACTTCGTCGTCCGTGGCGCCGGAGAGTGGCGGGTGAGGAAGCCCCCGCGTCGATCGGATAGGGAGTCGCTGCCCTAGTCGGGGGCTTCCTCATCCCACGCGGCACCGTCCTGCACACCTGTGGGTCCTTTATGGATAGATCCCCGGCGGGGACGTGGGCCAGGAGTGCGTATTCGTGGTGCGCCGGTGCTCCGGTGTGTT is from Amycolatopsis lurida and encodes:
- a CDS encoding type I polyketide synthase, whose product is MASRVEEEAIAIVGIGCRFPGGIEDMPSFWELVASGTDAIGDIPAGRWRIDDHYDADPTAPGRMFVRQGGFLRNPVDEFDAGFFGISPREAAALDPQQRLLLEVTWESLENAGIPPKSTAAGNVGVYVGGFTFDAATLQLTDSNRHLVSSATPTGVSMTMLAARLSYAFDWRGPALTLDTACSSSLVALHHAVGALARGDCDLAVAAGVNVMVNPVTTVLMSKGQFLSPDARCKSFDHRANGYARGEGAGVLLLKPLPAAVRDGDRVHAVVRGTAVNQDGRTPGITVPSVDAQRALIEQACQVGDVEPASVGYFEAHGTGTAVGDPIEATAIGEVLGVSSSTHWIGSVKSNFGHTEAAAGIAGVIKAVLCLGKGLIPPNLHFERPNPKIPFDRLPLRVPTEMVSFPESAGPRRAGVNSFGFGGTNAHAILEQWTGSEPVAATEAEVGPVLLPLSARSPEALRALVDSYATALESPGSPSLRRVARAASRQREHHPLRTFVVAGDSVEAAAKLRELTVEPRRATRPGNAFVYTGMGPQWWGMGRELLATEPSFAEVVVACDEVLAKFGVCMADEFRRDETESRLTETLYAQVANFVVQAGLTVLWRAWGIEPAFIVGHSVGEVAAAYAAGVYTLEDALTISFHRANLQSRLAGRGAMAAVDLPADEVAAYLRSGVAVAAVNSTYATTLAGDHDALAAMSRELTDAGASVKPLRVEVAYHSHQMEEIREPLLAALREIRPRSAEVPLFSTVTGDQVEGPELDAGYWWRNVRETVRFADAFRRVLTWTPGAVLEIGPHPVLASAIDEALADRADDIVRLASLRRGEPQREYLLTVLGHRYAAGADPAWDRVHPGSREHLDLPRYPWQRERHWVESVASREKRLGTTDLLLGGRPVAGVTPVHDIELSTSALPYLDDHRIGESVVFPGSGYLEAALAAFPDDEPCLLEDVVFHRPLVLAPSPIPTLRAGFDPARQLLTLHSRTQPDDPVWTLHAELRRGHFAKARLPERRTEKLAVLAEGLPELGHEDVYSRLGGTGLNYGPAFRAVERLWWRQESREVFAELRLDTLEQKGHRLHPVVLDAALQAVIAGALMLGDGVESGTYVPARIDALQFFCSPATRLWVHGRGHPAAGPGRIECDLSLVTDDGEVVAEVRGLQARRLAEAADEPSTLAYGHVWQPEPLPQASERQPDGRWIIIGSSATAAGLTRDLAAAGAGALAVDPAGDDWLDRVLAAASACRGVVYVDSIDAEAACAPIAAPLRLVQELPAVPLFLVTTGAQGISTVNPSAASLWGFGRVVAAERPELRCRLVDLALGVSGEALLAEVLHDKGDEVSLRPDGRYVRRLKQAEDGSELDHVRTRTDLTPMRLASSGGELGFLATTRRPPGPGEVELRVSHVGLNFKDILKHTGLISPHAIEGSHSGESLGLECAGKVVAVGDGVADLEIGDEVFAHSRDLYVSHVTLDAVRVVKKPAALSAAEAASLLPVVTAHLSLVRLAGLRDGERVLIHSAAGAVGLAAARIAKWLGAEVFVTAGSAQRRDFLRQEGFAHVADSRSSSFADDVLGWTGGAGVDVVVNSLPGSMIDHSLRALSTFGRFVELGKPGDVADHAVRLASTRRALSFHSFDYDQMMALRPGDVRACMQAVAGLCEQKAIAPLPVAEWPAKDAAEAFRAMASPEHRGKIVLRMADEEVLVPASSMPETPVRPDRTYVITGGLGGLGRTVARWLAEQGARHLVLVGRGGVTTDVADRLVTDLTAEGVEVRVEKADVGDHAQVRALVADVRAQMPPLAGVLHAAADFDDVVLADADADRLLTATRPKADGAWHLHRETLGDSLDFFVLFSSVAAQLGAVGAGAYATANEFLNGLARYRRAQGLPATSVGWGMIDDVGVTVSRDGYVGDVLRRTGHVGISPARLVAELRALLHTQPAEVSVADIDWPRWARANPQLAPLPMFATVVPVGATDSGDESVGRRLREASPADRVSMLPALVTPLLQRTTGLTEQQLGEEQAVDVDSLTAVELRVLLQRHLGVAVPAVRLQRSLSVGVLAELLVDELDRTQPETAAALHEITSADGLVIYGHLSVPPDPGPHPAVVVCTAGEGGALNADGDYAHLSEHAPLLAAGFAVFTVDQRGAPGHGHEFTARAEMGGGDVDDVIAATRYLADLPEIDGTRISIVGTSRGAYTAVLALERRPDLWLHAALLMGLYDPAVLVAAEHAQPGTLLPADSGFSSADVESYFTAPERQPLAGVSTLNAPLLIVHGDADSIVPLAQSEELAAQVRKAGLRAEMITVPGLAHDSEHEDQVWTGLWPEIGQFLRKGTR
- a CDS encoding pentapeptide repeat-containing protein, with protein sequence MDFSSASLDGDVDFSGSIFDADLVSFAGAQFSGTTDFTGSAFIGATVDFSDACFLGGGVDFTDCSFRGGEVTFAGAHFKGGTVDLRAPGW
- a CDS encoding helix-turn-helix domain-containing protein, whose protein sequence is MLTLEEDVEAQALRAQGWSVSAIARHLGRDRKTIRRYLAGDVVPGKRRSAGQDPFEPFVGYCRARLADDLHLWAATLLDEIAELGYPGRLLDVHSRAAPLSAAPALRAVSDFLRP